In Microbacterium cremeum, a genomic segment contains:
- a CDS encoding kynureninase: MTNTDPAVTAALEAEASALDEADPLRAFRDAFVGSETSLVYFDGNSLGRPPRASVERLAAFARDEWGGRLIRGWDESWMQLPFEIGDTIGRVAIGAAPGQTVVGDSTTVLLYKLVRAALDAAQAADPARVEIVVDRDNFPTDRYVVEGIAAERGGRVRWIVPTPTPHAAGASRGASGRVSPVDVTAGVTADALRAAVGPATAVVLLSHVAYRSGYLADAAALTRVAHDAGALIVWDLCHSAGSVPVQADAWEFDLAVGCTYKYLNGGPGSPAFAYVAAGLQDRLAQPIQGWMGAADVFAMGPEYRPAAGMRRFLSGTPPIVGMLAMQDTLELLERAGIDGIRSKSLALTEFTVRVADDLLAPLGVTVASPRDPAERGGHVTLSHPAMRAVTARLWQQDVIPDYRDPGGLRIGLSPLSTSFTETLAGLRAVEAAVRAES, translated from the coding sequence ATGACGAACACTGACCCGGCCGTGACGGCTGCACTCGAGGCCGAGGCATCCGCCCTCGACGAGGCCGACCCGCTGCGCGCGTTCCGCGACGCGTTCGTCGGATCCGAGACGTCGCTGGTGTACTTCGACGGCAACTCGCTCGGACGCCCGCCGCGCGCGAGCGTGGAACGGCTCGCCGCCTTCGCGCGCGACGAGTGGGGAGGGCGGCTCATCCGCGGCTGGGACGAGTCGTGGATGCAGCTGCCGTTCGAGATCGGCGACACCATCGGCCGCGTGGCCATCGGCGCGGCGCCGGGCCAGACGGTCGTCGGCGACTCGACGACGGTGCTGCTCTACAAGCTCGTGCGCGCGGCCCTCGACGCGGCGCAGGCGGCCGATCCGGCGCGCGTCGAGATCGTGGTCGACCGCGACAACTTCCCGACCGACCGCTACGTCGTCGAGGGGATCGCCGCCGAGCGCGGCGGGCGCGTGCGATGGATCGTCCCCACGCCCACTCCACACGCCGCTGGCGCGTCGCGCGGAGCCTCGGGGCGCGTGAGCCCAGTCGACGTCACCGCGGGTGTCACCGCCGATGCGCTGCGCGCCGCGGTCGGCCCGGCCACCGCGGTGGTGTTGCTGTCGCACGTCGCATACCGCTCCGGATATCTCGCGGATGCCGCCGCCCTCACCCGTGTGGCCCACGACGCCGGCGCGCTCATCGTGTGGGACCTGTGCCACTCGGCCGGCTCCGTGCCCGTGCAGGCCGATGCGTGGGAGTTCGACCTCGCCGTCGGCTGCACCTACAAGTACCTCAACGGCGGGCCCGGGTCGCCCGCCTTCGCGTATGTGGCCGCCGGGCTGCAGGACCGCCTGGCCCAGCCGATCCAGGGATGGATGGGCGCGGCCGATGTCTTCGCGATGGGCCCGGAGTACCGGCCTGCGGCCGGGATGCGCCGGTTCCTCTCGGGCACGCCGCCGATCGTCGGCATGCTCGCGATGCAGGACACCCTCGAGCTTCTCGAGCGAGCCGGGATCGACGGCATCCGTTCGAAGTCCCTCGCCCTCACCGAGTTCACGGTGCGCGTCGCCGACGACCTGCTGGCCCCGCTCGGGGTGACCGTCGCGTCGCCCCGCGACCCCGCCGAGCGCGGCGGCCACGTGACGCTGTCGCACCCGGCGATGCGCGCGGTCACCGCGCGGCTGTGGCAGCAGGACGTCATCCCCGACTACCGCGACCCCGGTGGTCTGCGGATCGGCCTGTCGCCGCTGTCGACATCGTTCACCGAGACGCTCGCGGGCCTCCGCGCCGTCGAGGCCGCCGTGCGCGCGGAGTCCTGA
- a CDS encoding MFS transporter produces MRALRRSAPFRALLGTFVLQALATGLMLAGAQYVATWVLHSEAAVELLFVALIAPALLAAPAWGVVARRLGKERAFRIASTVFAVAALSILGVLWAPGDWIYVPVGVAGIAYAGMQSLPMAMLPDVISHDERTSGPGSAGAFSGVWTAGETVGFALGATALSIILALTGYVSSVAGQVVTQPDAAVTGIVVSFSVVPAALIALSLATLARYPLRRRDVDLPADGIRSHDG; encoded by the coding sequence GTGCGGGCGCTGCGGCGCAGCGCGCCGTTCCGGGCGCTGCTGGGCACGTTCGTGCTGCAGGCCCTGGCCACCGGGCTCATGCTGGCGGGCGCGCAGTACGTCGCCACGTGGGTGCTCCACTCCGAGGCGGCCGTCGAACTGCTGTTCGTGGCGCTCATCGCGCCGGCGCTGCTGGCCGCCCCCGCGTGGGGTGTGGTGGCCCGACGCCTCGGCAAGGAGCGGGCGTTCCGGATCGCGAGCACGGTGTTCGCCGTCGCGGCGCTGTCGATCCTCGGCGTGCTGTGGGCGCCCGGCGACTGGATCTATGTGCCGGTGGGCGTCGCCGGCATCGCGTACGCGGGCATGCAGTCGCTGCCGATGGCGATGCTGCCGGATGTCATCTCGCACGACGAGCGCACCTCGGGCCCCGGCAGTGCCGGAGCCTTCAGCGGCGTGTGGACCGCCGGCGAGACCGTCGGATTCGCGCTCGGCGCGACGGCGCTGTCGATCATCCTGGCGCTGACCGGATACGTCTCGTCGGTCGCGGGGCAGGTCGTGACGCAGCCGGATGCCGCGGTCACGGGCATCGTCGTGAGCTTCAGCGTCGTCCCGGCCGCCCTGATCGCGCTCAGCCTGGCGACGCTCGCCCGGTACCCGCTGCGTCGGCGCGACGTCGACCTCCCGGCGGACGGGATCCGGTCGCACGACGGATGA
- a CDS encoding aldehyde dehydrogenase family protein, which produces MPNAAPAQSRPRADDPALADEVRDHLDACIARLDEGARVWSALTLDQRARLMTRLHDSISAAAEEWVDTAATSKDLAPGHPLRGEEWLSGPYAAIVAVDAYASTLRVLARGGSPLDDVTTDAAPGGRVRAHVFPTTAVDGMLLSGYTGEVWFEPGVTAEDARRRAGLAQLTPTTPGGVGLVLGAGNVTAIPVLDVLYELLAHNRVALLKVNPTQDALVPVFERALAPLIEPGFLRIVRGDGDVGAYLTRHRGIAHVHITGAAATFDAIVWGSGKTAARRRRENRPQLKKPISAELGGVSPIIIVPGEWSEADLAFQAEHVATMRLYNAGHNCIAAQIVIVSADWPQRAAFLRALRAAYEAAPRRSAWYPRSDASLGAAASHYPNAAWCADGTRALIEIGPDDDATALETTEYFSPVLGVVSLPGTGQEFLDTAVAHANEALVGTLGVNVLIDPETQAALGDGFELAVADLRYGTVSINSWTAFGFLTPTLTWGGFPGATPQNIESGIGFVHNALLLDGVERSVTRGPFRPFPRALAPRSLGASKGRSFSVLPKPPWFVTSRTGAAVSEGFTRFRMDGDFAKLMVTFVHAFRA; this is translated from the coding sequence GTGCCGAACGCCGCCCCCGCACAGTCCCGACCGCGCGCCGACGACCCGGCCCTCGCAGACGAGGTGCGTGACCACCTCGACGCCTGCATCGCCCGGCTCGACGAGGGCGCGCGGGTGTGGTCGGCCCTCACCCTTGACCAGCGCGCGCGACTCATGACGCGGCTGCACGACTCGATCTCGGCCGCGGCGGAGGAGTGGGTCGACACGGCCGCCACCTCGAAGGACCTCGCGCCGGGGCATCCCCTGCGCGGCGAGGAGTGGCTGTCGGGTCCGTACGCCGCCATCGTGGCGGTGGACGCGTACGCGAGCACCCTGCGCGTGCTCGCCCGTGGCGGCAGTCCGCTCGACGACGTGACGACGGATGCCGCGCCCGGCGGTCGCGTGCGCGCACACGTCTTCCCGACGACGGCCGTGGACGGCATGCTGCTGTCGGGCTACACCGGCGAAGTGTGGTTCGAGCCCGGGGTGACCGCCGAGGACGCGCGGCGCCGCGCCGGCCTCGCACAGCTCACCCCGACCACGCCGGGCGGGGTCGGCCTCGTGCTCGGCGCCGGCAACGTCACCGCCATCCCCGTGCTCGACGTGCTGTACGAGCTGCTCGCCCACAACCGCGTAGCCCTCCTCAAGGTGAACCCGACGCAGGACGCCCTCGTGCCCGTGTTCGAGCGCGCGCTGGCGCCGCTCATCGAGCCCGGGTTCCTGCGGATCGTGCGCGGCGACGGCGACGTCGGCGCCTACCTCACCCGGCACCGCGGCATCGCGCACGTGCACATCACCGGTGCCGCGGCCACGTTCGACGCGATCGTGTGGGGGTCCGGCAAGACGGCGGCGCGACGCAGGCGCGAGAACCGGCCGCAGCTGAAGAAGCCGATCTCGGCCGAGCTCGGCGGGGTCTCGCCGATCATCATCGTCCCGGGCGAATGGAGCGAGGCCGACCTCGCGTTCCAGGCCGAGCACGTCGCGACGATGCGGCTCTACAACGCGGGGCACAACTGCATCGCGGCGCAGATCGTGATCGTGAGCGCAGACTGGCCGCAGCGCGCCGCGTTCCTGCGCGCGCTGCGTGCGGCGTACGAGGCCGCGCCGCGGCGCTCGGCGTGGTACCCCCGGAGCGACGCGAGTCTCGGGGCCGCGGCATCCCACTATCCGAACGCGGCGTGGTGCGCGGACGGCACGCGCGCGCTCATCGAGATCGGCCCGGACGACGACGCGACCGCGCTCGAGACGACGGAGTACTTCTCCCCCGTGCTGGGGGTGGTCTCGCTGCCGGGGACCGGCCAGGAGTTCCTCGACACCGCTGTCGCGCACGCGAACGAGGCGCTCGTCGGCACCCTCGGGGTCAACGTGCTCATCGACCCCGAGACGCAGGCGGCGCTCGGCGACGGCTTCGAGCTCGCGGTGGCCGACCTGCGCTACGGCACCGTGTCGATCAACTCGTGGACGGCCTTCGGCTTCCTCACGCCCACGCTCACGTGGGGCGGGTTCCCCGGGGCGACGCCGCAGAACATCGAGAGCGGCATCGGGTTCGTCCACAACGCGCTGCTGCTCGACGGCGTCGAGCGGTCGGTCACCCGCGGTCCGTTCCGGCCCTTCCCGCGGGCCCTCGCACCGCGGTCGCTCGGAGCCTCCAAGGGCCGGTCGTTCTCGGTGCTGCCGAAGCCGCCGTGGTTCGTCACGTCCCGCACCGGCGCGGCCGTGAGCGAGGGCTTCACGCGGTTCCGCATGGACGGCGACTTCGCGAAGCTCATGGTCACCTTCGTCCACGCCTTCAGGGCATGA
- a CDS encoding GMC family oxidoreductase, with the protein MRTARPFGADGLEADYVVVGAGSAGSALAARLTEDPGVSVLLLEAGGPDRALELHVPAAFKKLFRSSYDWDYDTVPQPQLEGRTVYWPRGRTLGGSSSLNAMMWVRGFAADYDEWATAAGEAWSWESLLPRFRRVERTADAADETQGADGAQPIEPQRDPRPHTAAFLRAAAEAGHPVTPANLPEGQGFSQTMVTQRRGARASTADAYLRPARRRGNLRVLTGAHVRRVTFADAPAGDATRARTTGVYVDIRGIARHVRARREVVLCGGAINTPQLLMLSGIGPSEHLAGHGIRVVVDSRGVGSNLQDHLVAGLAPAAKGGTLFTAESRRELARYLAGRRGMLTSNVAEAYGFVRTEVADRAGVPAGLPDIEIIFAPAPYVGEGLVPLPGEGLTVGAILLRPRSRGTIRLASVDPHAKPLIDPAYLSDPDGIDAETMIAGLAECERLIDTDALRAVTTGAWIQPEHGERLTPAERAELSLRRYSHTLYHPVGTARMGTDDAAVVDPSLHVRGVTGLRVADASVMPTIIRGHTNAPAIVIGEVAADLIRRGS; encoded by the coding sequence ATGAGGACCGCGCGGCCCTTCGGCGCCGATGGGCTCGAGGCCGACTACGTCGTGGTGGGCGCGGGCTCCGCCGGGTCGGCGCTGGCCGCGCGGCTCACCGAGGATCCCGGCGTCTCGGTGCTGCTGCTCGAGGCAGGCGGCCCCGATCGGGCCCTCGAGCTGCACGTGCCTGCGGCGTTCAAGAAACTCTTCCGCAGCTCCTACGACTGGGACTACGACACCGTGCCGCAGCCGCAGCTCGAGGGCCGGACGGTGTACTGGCCCCGCGGCAGGACGCTCGGCGGGTCGTCGTCGCTGAACGCGATGATGTGGGTCCGCGGATTCGCGGCGGACTACGACGAGTGGGCGACGGCTGCCGGCGAGGCGTGGTCGTGGGAGTCGCTGCTCCCCCGCTTCCGCCGCGTCGAGCGCACCGCCGACGCCGCCGACGAGACGCAGGGCGCGGACGGCGCGCAGCCGATCGAGCCGCAGCGCGATCCCCGGCCGCACACGGCCGCGTTCCTGCGGGCGGCGGCCGAGGCGGGGCATCCCGTCACTCCCGCGAATCTGCCGGAGGGCCAGGGGTTCTCGCAGACCATGGTGACGCAGCGACGCGGCGCCCGTGCGTCTACGGCCGATGCGTACCTGCGCCCGGCGCGGCGCCGCGGCAACTTGCGCGTGCTGACCGGAGCCCACGTGAGGCGGGTGACGTTCGCGGATGCGCCGGCCGGCGATGCCACCAGGGCGCGCACGACGGGCGTGTACGTCGACATCCGGGGCATCGCGCGGCACGTCCGCGCGCGCCGCGAGGTGGTCCTGTGCGGCGGCGCGATCAACACGCCGCAGCTGCTCATGCTGAGCGGCATCGGGCCGTCCGAGCATCTCGCCGGGCACGGCATCCGTGTCGTCGTCGACTCACGTGGCGTGGGCTCCAACCTCCAGGACCACCTCGTCGCCGGGCTCGCGCCTGCCGCGAAGGGCGGCACGCTGTTCACCGCCGAGAGCCGCCGCGAGCTGGCCCGCTACCTCGCCGGGCGGCGGGGGATGCTGACCTCCAACGTCGCCGAGGCGTACGGGTTCGTGCGCACCGAGGTCGCGGACCGGGCCGGAGTGCCCGCAGGGCTCCCCGACATCGAGATCATCTTCGCCCCGGCGCCGTACGTCGGCGAAGGGCTGGTGCCGCTGCCGGGCGAGGGGCTCACCGTCGGGGCCATCCTGCTGCGGCCGCGCAGCCGCGGCACGATCCGGCTGGCGTCGGTCGACCCGCACGCGAAGCCGCTCATCGACCCGGCGTACCTGTCGGACCCCGACGGCATCGACGCCGAGACGATGATCGCGGGACTCGCCGAATGCGAGCGTCTCATCGACACCGACGCGCTGCGCGCAGTGACCACGGGCGCCTGGATCCAGCCCGAGCACGGCGAGCGCCTGACACCCGCCGAGCGCGCCGAGCTGTCACTCCGCCGCTACTCGCACACCCTCTACCACCCGGTCGGCACCGCACGGATGGGCACGGATGACGCGGCCGTCGTCGACCCGTCGCTGCACGTGCGCGGGGTCACGGGTCTGCGTGTGGCCGACGCATCCGTCATGCCCACCATCATCCGCGGGCACACGAACGCTCCGGCGATCGTGATCGGCGAGGTCGCCGCCGACCTCATCCGCCGCGGCTCCTGA
- a CDS encoding DEAD/DEAH box helicase — MTETTFGALGVPQPLVDALAADGKTTAFPIQIDTLPDTLAGRDVLGRGKTGSGKTLAFSIPMAARLGGALAGGTRRKGRPLGLVLAPTRELATQIDAVLAPLAKAYGLTTTTIFGGVNQNRQVQALNAGVDIIVACPGRLEDLMKQGYVHLDAIEITVIDEADHMADLGFLPGVTRILNATPSGGQRLLFSATLDNGVDKLVNRFLQNEVLHSVDEANSPVAAMTHHVFTMDAETKKDVVKTLASGKGRRILFMRTKHHAKKLAKQLTSQGIPSVDLHGNLSQPQRDRNLAAFSSGAARVLVATDVAARGVHVDDVELVIHVDPPMEHKAYLHRSGRTARAGAEGAVVTLVLPGQEKDVAQLLRKAAIKVAPVAVTAESAEVSQLVGEVAPYVKPEPVQQQVRGGGTSQGANAQRKRAARDGQRSSTTDASRQGRGAGSGGSRRRGSGQGSAGGQGRDAATARDKATHQRHDQSAGHSRSAQPAQGNPRTPGRRASGGGTGKLMVGSVVRTNGTNRRSGR; from the coding sequence ATGACTGAAACCACTTTCGGCGCGCTCGGCGTGCCGCAGCCCCTCGTCGACGCGCTCGCCGCCGACGGCAAGACCACCGCGTTCCCGATCCAGATCGACACGCTCCCCGACACCCTCGCCGGCCGCGACGTCCTCGGCCGCGGCAAGACCGGCTCGGGCAAGACCCTCGCCTTCTCGATCCCGATGGCCGCGCGCCTCGGCGGCGCACTCGCCGGCGGAACGCGCCGCAAGGGCCGCCCGCTCGGCCTCGTGCTCGCCCCGACGCGCGAGCTCGCCACCCAGATCGACGCGGTGCTCGCGCCGCTCGCGAAGGCGTACGGCCTCACCACCACGACGATCTTCGGCGGCGTCAACCAGAACCGTCAGGTGCAGGCGCTGAATGCCGGCGTCGACATCATCGTGGCGTGCCCCGGCCGCCTCGAAGACCTGATGAAGCAGGGCTACGTGCACCTCGACGCGATCGAGATCACCGTCATCGACGAGGCCGACCACATGGCCGACCTCGGGTTTCTGCCGGGTGTCACGCGCATCCTGAACGCGACGCCGTCCGGCGGGCAGCGACTGCTGTTCAGCGCGACGCTCGACAACGGCGTCGACAAGCTGGTGAACCGCTTCCTGCAGAACGAGGTGCTCCACTCCGTCGACGAGGCGAACTCGCCCGTCGCGGCGATGACCCACCACGTCTTCACGATGGATGCCGAGACCAAGAAGGACGTCGTGAAGACGCTCGCTTCGGGCAAGGGCCGCCGCATCCTGTTCATGCGCACCAAGCACCACGCGAAGAAGCTCGCCAAGCAGCTGACCTCGCAGGGCATCCCGTCCGTGGACCTGCACGGCAACCTGTCGCAGCCGCAGCGCGACCGCAACCTCGCGGCGTTCTCGTCGGGCGCGGCCCGGGTGCTCGTGGCGACGGATGTCGCGGCCCGCGGTGTGCACGTCGACGACGTCGAGCTCGTCATCCACGTCGACCCGCCCATGGAGCACAAGGCGTACCTGCACCGCTCGGGCCGCACCGCCCGCGCGGGCGCCGAGGGCGCGGTCGTGACCCTCGTGCTGCCCGGCCAGGAGAAGGACGTCGCGCAGCTGCTGCGCAAGGCGGCCATCAAGGTCGCCCCCGTGGCCGTGACGGCCGAGTCGGCCGAGGTCTCGCAGCTCGTCGGCGAGGTCGCCCCCTACGTCAAGCCCGAGCCCGTGCAGCAGCAGGTGCGCGGCGGCGGCACGAGCCAGGGTGCCAACGCACAGCGCAAGCGCGCAGCCCGCGACGGACAGCGGTCGTCGACGACGGATGCCTCGCGCCAGGGCCGCGGCGCCGGCTCGGGCGGCTCGCGCCGCCGCGGGTCGGGTCAGGGCTCGGCCGGAGGCCAGGGCCGCGACGCCGCCACCGCGCGCGACAAGGCCACGCACCAGCGCCACGACCAGAGCGCGGGCCACTCCCGCTCGGCACAGCCCGCGCAGGGCAACCCGCGCACCCCGGGCCGCCGTGCCTCGGGCGGCGGCACCGGCAAGCTCATGGTCGGCTCCGTGGTGCGCACCAACGGCACGAACCGCCGCAGCGGCCGCTGA
- the pip gene encoding prolyl aminopeptidase, with protein sequence MNEQLEAILYPPIEPYETGELIVGEGNRVYWEQSGNPDGKPVVLLHGGPGAGTSPSHRRFFDPERYRIVLMDQRGCGRSTPHASEPRADLRHNTTWHLVADIELLRKNLGIPRWQVFGGSWGSALALAYAQAHPRAVTELVLRGIFTLRRHELEWFYEGGAASVAPDLWEDFIAPIPILERSQLIEAYHRRLSDPDPAVHVPAGVAWSRWEASTLTLLPDPELIAAMTEPRAAVAFARIENHYFLNGGWFDEGQLLAGVDRIRHLPAVIVQGRYDVCTPPMTAWDLHRAWPEASFEMIPDAGHAAFEPGIARALVAATDRFAASVAPASDADAPDADADAPAADEPPYEQPAAS encoded by the coding sequence GTGAACGAGCAGCTCGAGGCCATCCTCTATCCGCCGATCGAGCCGTACGAGACGGGCGAGCTGATCGTCGGCGAGGGGAACCGCGTCTACTGGGAGCAGAGCGGCAACCCCGACGGCAAGCCCGTGGTCCTGCTGCACGGCGGCCCCGGCGCGGGCACGTCGCCGTCGCATCGGCGCTTCTTCGATCCCGAGCGCTACCGCATCGTGCTGATGGATCAGCGCGGCTGCGGGCGATCCACGCCGCACGCGAGCGAGCCGCGCGCCGACCTGCGTCACAACACGACCTGGCACCTGGTCGCCGACATCGAACTGCTGCGCAAGAACCTCGGGATCCCGCGGTGGCAGGTGTTCGGCGGATCGTGGGGCAGCGCCCTCGCCCTCGCCTATGCGCAGGCCCACCCGCGCGCGGTGACAGAGCTCGTGCTGCGCGGGATCTTCACCCTGCGCCGCCACGAGCTGGAGTGGTTCTACGAGGGCGGTGCGGCATCCGTCGCGCCCGATCTGTGGGAGGACTTCATCGCTCCCATCCCGATCCTCGAGCGCTCGCAGCTCATCGAGGCGTACCACCGGCGGCTGAGCGATCCCGACCCCGCCGTGCACGTGCCGGCGGGCGTCGCGTGGTCGCGGTGGGAGGCGTCGACCCTCACGCTCCTGCCCGATCCCGAGCTCATCGCCGCGATGACCGAGCCGCGCGCCGCCGTGGCGTTCGCGCGCATCGAGAACCACTACTTCCTGAACGGCGGATGGTTCGACGAGGGCCAGCTCCTCGCCGGAGTCGACCGGATCCGGCACCTGCCGGCGGTCATCGTGCAGGGCCGCTACGACGTGTGCACTCCTCCCATGACCGCCTGGGATCTTCACCGCGCGTGGCCCGAGGCGTCCTTCGAGATGATCCCGGATGCCGGTCACGCCGCCTTCGAGCCGGGCATCGCCCGCGCGCTCGTCGCCGCGACCGACCGCTTCGCGGCATCCGTCGCCCCCGCCTCCGACGCCGACGCCCCCGACGCCGACGCTGACGCCCCCGCCGCCGACGAACCCCCCTACGAGCAGCCGGCCGCCTCCTGA
- a CDS encoding neutral zinc metallopeptidase, with protein sequence MTFNQNANVGGNRARRRGAGAAVAGGGIAGIGALAVILFQLFTGTDISGLVPNAPQPGGGAESQIEQCETGADANARDDCRLAAGSVVLDEYWEQQVQGYRAPGLIVVDGQTPTPCGTASNRTGPFYCPPEETVYIDPTFFALMRERFGASAGELAQLYVLAHEYGHHVQHITGVMDRYPNNGPGPDSNGVRTELQADCFAGAWVGAMTEQRDENGVPYFEPVTPQQIADALNAAGTVGDDHIQEQSGGFVNPESWTHGSSEQRQRWFQEGYQNGVSACDTFAVSGRDL encoded by the coding sequence ATGACGTTCAATCAGAACGCCAACGTCGGGGGGAACCGAGCTCGACGTAGGGGGGCAGGAGCCGCGGTCGCGGGTGGCGGGATCGCGGGGATCGGCGCGCTCGCCGTCATCCTCTTCCAGCTCTTCACCGGTACCGACATCTCGGGGCTCGTCCCGAACGCCCCCCAGCCGGGCGGCGGCGCGGAATCCCAGATCGAGCAGTGCGAGACCGGCGCCGACGCGAACGCGCGGGACGACTGCCGGCTCGCCGCAGGCAGCGTCGTGCTCGACGAGTACTGGGAGCAGCAGGTGCAGGGGTACCGTGCGCCCGGGCTCATCGTCGTCGACGGCCAGACGCCCACGCCGTGCGGCACGGCGTCGAACCGGACCGGTCCGTTCTACTGCCCGCCCGAAGAGACCGTCTACATCGACCCCACGTTCTTCGCGCTCATGCGCGAACGGTTCGGCGCGTCCGCCGGGGAGCTCGCGCAGCTGTACGTCCTCGCGCACGAGTACGGCCACCACGTGCAGCACATCACCGGTGTCATGGACCGGTACCCGAACAACGGCCCCGGCCCCGACAGCAACGGCGTGCGCACCGAGCTGCAGGCCGACTGCTTCGCGGGCGCCTGGGTGGGCGCGATGACCGAGCAGCGCGACGAGAACGGCGTGCCCTACTTCGAGCCGGTCACGCCGCAGCAGATCGCCGATGCGCTCAACGCCGCCGGGACCGTCGGCGACGACCACATTCAGGAGCAGTCCGGCGGGTTCGTCAACCCCGAGTCGTGGACCCACGGGTCGAGCGAGCAGCGGCAGCGCTGGTTCCAGGAGGGCTACCAGAACGGCGTCTCGGCCTGCGACACGTTCGCCGTGTCGGGGAGAGACCTGTGA
- a CDS encoding malate dehydrogenase yields MASAPTTVTITGAGGQIGYALLFRIAAGDMLGTDRPVRLRLLEIPQGLRAAEGAALELQDCAFPLLHDVDITDDPLTAFQGANIALLVGARPRGPGMERADLLAANAGIFGPQGAAIGAVAADDVRVVVVGNPANTNALIAAASAAPHVPADRFSALTRLDHSRAVGQLAEAIGVGPGAIEGVAIWGNHSATQFPDVSHARVDGMPVLDALAERLGGQDAATAWLDDVFIPRVAKRGAEIIEVRGSSSVASAANAAIEHVRDEQRGTPWTSAAVLSRGEYGVPEGLVCSFPVTSDGDGYRIVEGVGLDARGRRRFEASVAELVAERDAVRALGVL; encoded by the coding sequence ATGGCGAGCGCACCCACGACCGTGACCATCACCGGGGCGGGCGGCCAGATCGGGTATGCGCTGCTGTTCCGCATCGCGGCGGGCGACATGCTGGGCACCGATCGGCCGGTGCGGCTGCGGCTGCTCGAGATCCCGCAGGGTCTCCGCGCGGCCGAGGGCGCGGCGCTCGAGCTGCAGGACTGCGCCTTTCCGCTGCTGCACGACGTCGACATCACCGACGACCCGCTGACGGCCTTCCAGGGGGCGAACATCGCACTGCTGGTCGGTGCGCGCCCGCGCGGGCCCGGCATGGAGCGCGCGGACCTGCTCGCCGCCAACGCGGGCATCTTCGGACCGCAGGGAGCCGCGATCGGCGCGGTCGCCGCCGACGACGTGCGCGTGGTCGTGGTGGGCAACCCGGCGAACACGAACGCGCTCATCGCCGCGGCATCCGCGGCCCCGCACGTTCCCGCCGACCGCTTCTCGGCCCTCACACGGCTCGACCACAGCCGCGCCGTGGGCCAGCTCGCCGAGGCGATCGGCGTCGGGCCGGGCGCGATCGAGGGCGTCGCGATCTGGGGCAACCACTCGGCGACGCAGTTCCCCGACGTGTCGCACGCGCGGGTCGACGGGATGCCGGTGCTCGATGCCCTGGCGGAGCGCCTGGGCGGCCAGGACGCCGCGACGGCGTGGCTCGACGACGTGTTCATCCCGCGGGTCGCGAAGCGCGGCGCCGAGATCATCGAGGTGCGCGGCTCGTCGTCGGTCGCGTCCGCTGCGAACGCGGCCATCGAGCACGTGCGCGACGAGCAGCGCGGCACGCCGTGGACCTCCGCCGCCGTCCTCTCGCGCGGCGAATACGGCGTCCCGGAAGGGCTCGTCTGCTCGTTCCCGGTGACGTCGGACGGCGACGGCTACCGGATCGTCGAGGGGGTCGGGCTCGACGCCCGCGGTCGCCGCCGGTTCGAGGCATCGGTCGCCGAGCTCGTCGCCGAGCGCGACGCCGTGCGCGCGCTCGGGGTGCTGTAG